The Euphorbia lathyris chromosome 2, ddEupLath1.1, whole genome shotgun sequence genome includes a window with the following:
- the LOC136220318 gene encoding peroxisome biogenesis protein 19-2-like produces MRSDGIKDSKHEDSSPSLPTRIQCLGMGLPDLKSKKKGKQKVSNGSHAAEALDKLREQTREAVKGLESVTGPKPDDLNKDAMMEDWVKQFEELAGSQDMESIVGTMLQQLLSKKILHEPMREIGERYPKWLEEHKDTLTKEEYDRYFHQYELINTLNEVYEKEPNNFTKIVDLM; encoded by the exons Atgag AAGTGATGGTATTAAAGATAGCAAGCATGAAGATTCATCTCCTTCACTGCCAACTAGGATTCAATGTTTGGGTATGGGATTGCCTGATTTGAAAAGCAAGAAGAAGGGAAAGCAAAAGGTATCAAATGGGTCTCATGCCGCTGAAGCACTTGATAAGCTTAGAGAACAGACTAGGGAGGCTGTTAAGGGACTGGAGTCTGTCACTGGTCCAAAACCAGATGATTTGAATAAGGATGCAATGATGGAGGATTGGGTTAAGCAGTTTGAGGAGCTTGCTGGTTCTCAG GACATGGAATCCATCGTAGGGACCATGTTGCAACAACTTTTGTCTAAGAAGATTCTTCATGAACCGATGAGGGAAATTGGAGAAAGATATCCAAAGTGGTTGGAGGAACACAAAGATACATTAACCAAAGAAGAATACGACCGCTACTTCCACCAATATGAATTGATAAACACCCTTAATGAAGTTTATGAGAAGGAGCCAAATAACTTCACTAAGATTGTTGATCTCATGTAG